Proteins encoded in a region of the Haloglomus salinum genome:
- a CDS encoding HTTM domain-containing protein: MTGGGPEGRLARIRATGASALARRVAVDRRALAALRISLGLLLLADLLLRSRALVAHYTDSGVMPRTALREVYGPLADISLHALSGGVVLQVALFALAGLAALALAAGYRTRLAAVVSWLLLVSLHARNPMLLNAGDSLLRRLLFWGLFLPLGSVRSLDALARDEERESSVGSTVVSVATAALLVQVVLVYAVNAAIKVRGEAWVSGTAARYVFGIDHLTVLLGDVLAGHPAVLTPLAHLWLALLVASPLLLLLTGWPRALLAGAFAAGHLGMALTLRLGPFPFVSMAALLPFLPPRVWDVAERRLAGLVAPDARTRARRVARRLAPWLPRGPTLPNEVRAPGRRVVTVVVAVLLVTVLVWNAVSVDLAPAPPEVEAASEEYRWDMFAPEPRRVGGWYVAPATTVAGDRVDAWNGGSVSWAPPADATTTFPTHRWLVYLLDLQRPGGVPLRDEFGAYLCDRWATRHDSRLQNVSVVYVERPVRFEGPSETRRADLGTYGCSGG; the protein is encoded by the coding sequence GTGACAGGCGGCGGGCCCGAGGGCCGACTCGCACGCATCCGGGCTACCGGTGCGTCCGCCCTCGCTCGCCGCGTCGCTGTCGACCGCCGGGCGCTGGCGGCGCTCCGTATTTCGCTCGGCCTCCTGCTTCTCGCGGACCTGCTGCTCCGTTCGCGGGCGCTCGTCGCCCACTACACCGACAGCGGGGTCATGCCCCGCACGGCGCTCCGGGAGGTCTACGGCCCGCTCGCCGATATCTCGCTCCACGCGCTCTCGGGCGGTGTCGTACTCCAGGTCGCGTTGTTCGCCCTCGCCGGACTCGCGGCGCTCGCGCTCGCGGCCGGCTACCGGACCCGCCTCGCGGCCGTCGTCTCGTGGCTCCTGCTCGTCTCCCTGCACGCGCGTAACCCGATGCTCCTGAACGCGGGCGACTCGCTCCTCCGGCGGCTGCTGTTCTGGGGGCTGTTCCTCCCGCTGGGGAGCGTCCGGTCGCTCGACGCGCTCGCGCGGGACGAGGAGCGCGAATCCTCTGTCGGTAGTACGGTCGTGAGCGTCGCCACCGCCGCGCTGCTGGTACAGGTCGTCCTCGTCTACGCGGTCAACGCCGCCATCAAGGTCCGCGGGGAGGCGTGGGTCTCGGGCACCGCTGCCCGGTACGTCTTCGGTATCGACCATCTGACGGTGCTGCTGGGGGATGTCCTCGCCGGCCACCCGGCGGTGCTGACGCCGCTCGCGCACCTGTGGCTCGCGTTGCTCGTCGCATCGCCGCTGTTACTCCTCCTCACGGGCTGGCCCCGCGCGCTCCTCGCCGGTGCGTTCGCTGCCGGCCACCTCGGGATGGCGCTCACCCTCCGGCTGGGGCCGTTCCCGTTCGTCTCAATGGCAGCGCTCCTCCCGTTCCTCCCGCCGCGCGTGTGGGACGTGGCCGAGCGCCGGCTGGCGGGTCTCGTCGCCCCCGACGCTCGCACGCGTGCCCGACGGGTGGCACGGCGACTCGCCCCGTGGCTCCCCCGCGGCCCGACGCTCCCGAACGAGGTCCGGGCTCCGGGCCGCCGGGTCGTCACGGTCGTCGTGGCGGTCCTCCTCGTGACGGTGCTGGTCTGGAACGCCGTCTCGGTCGACCTCGCGCCCGCGCCACCCGAGGTGGAGGCCGCCAGCGAGGAGTACCGCTGGGACATGTTCGCGCCGGAGCCCCGACGGGTCGGTGGGTGGTACGTCGCCCCGGCGACGACGGTGGCGGGCGACCGCGTCGACGCGTGGAACGGCGGCTCCGTCTCCTGGGCCCCCCCGGCGGACGCCACGACGACGTTCCCGACCCATCGGTGGCTGGTCTACCTGCTCGACCTCCAGCGCCCCGGTGGCGTGCCCCTGCGGGACGAGTTCGGGGCGTACCTCTGTGACCGCTGGGCGACCCGCCACGACTCCCGGTTGCAGAACGTCTCCGTGGTGTACGTCGAGCGACCCGTCCGGTTCGAGGGCCCGTCGGAGACCCGCCGGGCCGACCTCGGGACGTACGGATGTTCGGGCGGCTGA
- the artA gene encoding archaeosortase A — protein MSQALTDALAWISIAAFVVAALAELRDRRTASLAAAGAWTLFAVFWLALIPQFLLVEKSAIEGVLSALAVPASLSAAYLLYRGRASLLVLTRGVAVMGLIYLPATTIPWLYGLLIETTTAQTDALIRFAGYDPTVATNEAGLRNTFVFTTGGHQYETFIILACTGLGSMAIFAGLIAAVRAPLRRKLAAFAVSVPVIWVLNLVRNAFIAVAFGKQWFQVAVPQVSMLFGIPPEESGLVSFYLADKVISQSASVVALVLITYPVVRALPELAGVLDDALYVVTYREFHIAEALGLEASDAGAAETTATDASHAAGSDSVGHSDDD, from the coding sequence GTGTCGCAGGCACTGACCGACGCGCTGGCCTGGATATCCATCGCCGCGTTCGTCGTGGCGGCCCTTGCGGAGTTGCGTGACCGCCGAACGGCGAGTCTCGCCGCCGCGGGCGCGTGGACGCTGTTCGCCGTCTTCTGGCTGGCGCTCATCCCGCAGTTCCTGCTCGTCGAGAAGAGTGCCATCGAGGGCGTCCTCAGTGCGCTCGCCGTGCCGGCCTCGCTGTCGGCCGCGTACCTCCTCTACCGGGGTCGCGCGTCGCTGCTCGTCCTCACGCGTGGTGTCGCGGTGATGGGCCTCATCTACCTGCCCGCCACGACGATTCCGTGGCTCTACGGCCTCCTCATCGAGACGACCACGGCCCAGACGGACGCGCTCATCCGGTTCGCGGGCTACGACCCGACCGTCGCCACCAACGAGGCAGGCCTCCGGAACACCTTCGTCTTCACCACGGGCGGCCACCAGTACGAGACGTTCATCATCCTCGCCTGCACGGGGCTGGGGAGCATGGCCATCTTCGCCGGCCTCATCGCCGCCGTCCGTGCGCCGCTGCGCCGGAAACTGGCCGCGTTCGCCGTGAGCGTCCCGGTCATCTGGGTCCTCAACCTCGTCCGGAACGCGTTCATCGCGGTCGCGTTCGGGAAGCAGTGGTTCCAGGTCGCGGTCCCGCAGGTGTCGATGCTGTTCGGCATCCCGCCCGAGGAGTCGGGGCTGGTCTCGTTCTACCTCGCGGACAAGGTCATCTCGCAGTCCGCGTCGGTCGTCGCGCTCGTCCTCATCACCTACCCGGTCGTGCGGGCGCTGCCCGAACTCGCCGGCGTGCTGGACGACGCGCTGTACGTCGTCACGTATCGGGAGTTCCACATCGCCGAGGCACTCGGGCTGGAAGCATCGGATGCCGGGGCAGCCGAGACGACCGCGACCGACGCGAGTCACGCGGCCGGTTCGGATTCCGTCGGCCACTCGGACGACGACTGA
- the artA gene encoding archaeosortase A, whose amino-acid sequence MSGPAEALLSGLAALGALSDPLAWFVVAAFVGGSLLELRAREPARYVLTGAWLLFGLFWLTLVHHFAFEQKSLIEGVGSLAAVPLSAYVGYLLFRGRDSLFVLSRAVAGMGAVFMPFEALAVLRRPLIETVTSQTEFLMALLGQDPTVLTWSGATERIAAQYDWSAARARAFSDARGYYDYRNTFFWLHEGQYPITYTIRLACTGLGSMAIFAGLITAVRAPLRRKARAFAVSVPVIWVLNLARNVFIGLAFGQQRMQWFVPQVMDLFGTTDPRMVSYFLADRVLAQSLSVVALVVVTYLVVRELPEVLTVVEDVLFVLTGSEYDLGAALDVPGAEEADPDPAAVRADGGE is encoded by the coding sequence ATGAGTGGACCGGCCGAGGCGCTCCTGTCGGGGCTCGCCGCGCTGGGGGCGCTGTCCGACCCGCTGGCGTGGTTCGTCGTGGCGGCGTTCGTCGGCGGGAGCCTCCTCGAGCTACGGGCCCGCGAGCCCGCGCGCTACGTTCTCACCGGTGCGTGGCTCCTGTTCGGTCTGTTCTGGCTCACGCTTGTCCATCACTTCGCCTTCGAGCAGAAGTCGCTCATCGAGGGGGTCGGGAGTCTCGCCGCCGTCCCACTCTCGGCTTACGTCGGCTATCTGCTCTTCCGGGGTCGTGACTCCCTGTTCGTCCTCTCCCGGGCCGTCGCGGGGATGGGCGCCGTCTTCATGCCGTTCGAGGCGCTCGCCGTCCTGCGGCGCCCCCTTATCGAGACGGTCACGTCCCAGACGGAGTTCCTGATGGCCCTGCTCGGGCAGGACCCGACGGTCCTGACGTGGTCCGGGGCGACCGAGCGCATCGCCGCCCAGTACGACTGGTCGGCCGCCCGTGCCCGGGCCTTCAGCGACGCCCGGGGCTACTACGACTATCGGAACACGTTCTTCTGGCTCCACGAGGGCCAGTACCCCATCACCTACACCATCCGTCTCGCCTGCACGGGGCTGGGAAGCATGGCTATCTTCGCGGGGCTCATCACCGCTGTGCGCGCGCCGCTCCGCCGGAAGGCCCGGGCGTTCGCCGTGAGCGTCCCCGTCATCTGGGTGCTCAACCTCGCCCGGAACGTCTTCATCGGCCTCGCGTTCGGCCAGCAGCGGATGCAGTGGTTCGTCCCGCAGGTGATGGACCTGTTCGGCACCACGGACCCCCGGATGGTGTCGTACTTCCTCGCGGACCGCGTGCTCGCACAGTCGCTGTCGGTGGTGGCGCTCGTGGTCGTCACCTACCTCGTCGTCCGCGAACTGCCGGAGGTGTTGACCGTCGTGGAGGACGTGCTGTTCGTGCTGACCGGCAGCGAGTACGACCTCGGCGCGGCGCTGGACGTGCCCGGCGCCGAGGAGGCCGACCCCGACCCGGCCGCGGTGCGGGCCGACGGCGGCGAGTGA
- the dph5 gene encoding diphthine synthase yields the protein MLTFVGLGLWDERSVTVEGRDALRTADQVFAEFYTSKLAGATLDDIESHHDITVEVRSREGVEQEPDPILDAAASGDVVFCTAGDTMIATTHVDLRLRAHERGIETRVVHGTTAAAAAASLTGLQNYRFGKATTLPFPYAHGGRASKDASGERTESASVPDSVLDTVGANRERGLHTLCFLDIKVDHELAETDEYMAASTAAGLLTDAGRGDELGVVVARAGSPDPVVTADRLAALAERDFGDPLHLLVLPGELHYIERDALVELADAPADLADERLA from the coding sequence ATGCTCACCTTCGTCGGCCTCGGCCTCTGGGACGAGCGCTCGGTCACCGTCGAGGGGCGTGACGCCCTCCGCACGGCGGACCAGGTCTTCGCCGAGTTCTACACCAGCAAGCTGGCAGGGGCGACCCTCGACGACATCGAATCCCACCACGACATCACGGTCGAGGTCCGGTCCCGTGAGGGCGTCGAGCAGGAGCCCGACCCGATTCTCGACGCCGCCGCGTCGGGTGATGTCGTCTTCTGCACCGCGGGCGACACGATGATCGCGACCACGCACGTCGACCTGCGCCTGCGCGCCCACGAGCGCGGCATCGAGACGCGCGTCGTCCACGGGACCACGGCCGCGGCCGCGGCCGCCTCGCTGACGGGCCTCCAGAACTACCGCTTCGGCAAGGCGACGACGCTCCCGTTCCCGTACGCGCACGGTGGCCGGGCGTCGAAAGACGCCTCCGGCGAGCGGACGGAGTCCGCGAGCGTCCCCGACTCCGTCCTCGATACCGTCGGCGCCAACCGGGAGCGCGGGCTCCACACGCTCTGCTTCCTCGATATCAAGGTCGACCACGAACTCGCAGAGACCGACGAGTACATGGCCGCGAGCACCGCCGCCGGGTTGCTGACCGACGCCGGCCGCGGCGACGAACTGGGCGTCGTGGTCGCGCGTGCCGGGAGTCCCGACCCCGTCGTCACTGCGGACCGACTCGCGGCGCTGGCCGAACGCGACTTCGGCGACCCGCTCCACCTGCTCGTGCTCCCTGGCGAGCTGCACTACATCGAGCGCGACGCGCTGGTCGAACTGGCCGACGCACCCGCCGACCTGGCCGACGAACGACTGGCGTAG
- a CDS encoding GNAT family N-acetyltransferase — protein MDEPAVELTVLGWPDEGPTLRLDYRRFAYAGKFVMSSTGKAVAYAPERGDPGDSEAVRAAAAFDADRTDPDTLKLRYLTVRQDARGGGLGARLSAFVAARAAEEGFDRVAIGVNNAFSYEALYKAGFAWTGEASGLAELVLARPADRPADADGERYREGLDRFRGRDGLSDAERAFLDDREGAAPPALVSGPGT, from the coding sequence ATGGACGAACCGGCAGTCGAGCTGACGGTCCTGGGGTGGCCCGACGAGGGCCCCACGCTGCGGCTCGACTACCGGCGGTTCGCCTACGCCGGGAAGTTCGTGATGTCCTCGACGGGAAAGGCCGTCGCCTACGCGCCCGAACGTGGCGACCCGGGCGACTCCGAGGCGGTCCGCGCCGCCGCGGCGTTCGACGCGGACCGCACCGACCCGGACACGCTGAAGCTCCGCTACCTGACGGTCCGGCAGGACGCCCGCGGCGGCGGCCTGGGCGCCCGGCTCTCGGCGTTCGTCGCGGCGCGCGCGGCCGAGGAGGGATTCGACCGGGTCGCTATCGGCGTCAACAACGCGTTCTCCTACGAGGCGCTGTACAAGGCCGGGTTCGCGTGGACCGGCGAGGCGAGCGGCCTCGCGGAGCTGGTCCTCGCGCGACCCGCCGACCGGCCCGCCGACGCCGACGGGGAGCGTTACCGCGAGGGGCTGGACCGGTTCCGGGGGCGAGACGGGCTGAGCGACGCCGAACGTGCGTTCCTCGACGACCGCGAGGGTGCAGCCCCGCCCGCACTCGTCTCCGGACCCGGAACGTGA
- a CDS encoding DUF3054 domain-containing protein, which translates to MSTATALSSRFDRSATTVGLALVDLVLIMAFFVLGEIQHGGVAAIPSAPVAAAPFLLGWVVSTVVLGLYGPPWRASLQDAAVRTAGAWTGAVAIGQLLRDTSFLPGNADPAFILVSLVVGMVLLVPWRLVAFQLDLAGVERQA; encoded by the coding sequence ATGAGCACCGCCACCGCTCTCTCGTCCCGGTTCGACCGCTCGGCCACGACCGTCGGCCTCGCGCTGGTCGACCTGGTCCTCATCATGGCGTTCTTCGTCCTCGGGGAGATCCAGCACGGGGGCGTCGCAGCCATCCCGAGTGCGCCGGTCGCCGCCGCGCCGTTCCTGCTCGGCTGGGTCGTCTCGACGGTCGTGCTGGGGCTGTACGGGCCGCCGTGGCGCGCGTCGCTGCAGGACGCCGCTGTCCGCACCGCCGGCGCGTGGACCGGCGCCGTCGCTATCGGCCAGCTCCTGCGGGACACCTCGTTCCTCCCGGGCAACGCCGACCCCGCGTTCATCCTCGTCTCGCTGGTCGTCGGGATGGTCCTGCTGGTGCCGTGGCGGCTTGTCGCCTTCCAGCTCGACCTGGCCGGAGTGGAACGGCAGGCTTAG
- a CDS encoding class I SAM-dependent methyltransferase encodes MTDDRDRRTEPTPCVRVPREEGEATRAALAERDIIDGDHEITVADGALFIPVTDPMAVPDEFDVVSHESPVREGQTLPEDILGWAPTYERLGEVVILDEDDPERAQAAADAVMESSLPAETVVNRASKVKGETRVRDWDVLAGDGTEAVHREYGCEFLVDIAEVYFSPRLATERHRVVQQVDAADHVFDMFAGVGPFVIPAAKRGARCVGVDLNPDAIRYLRENARRNGVEERVTAHEGDVRDVVGCEGYDGWASRVVMNLPHSADAFLDTAVRLASDECVLHYYDIQHEDDPFGPGESAIRDAASDEYDVTVETRHEVRSYAPHELNVCLDVRLSR; translated from the coding sequence GTGACCGACGACCGCGACCGCCGGACGGAGCCCACGCCCTGCGTCCGCGTCCCCCGCGAGGAGGGCGAGGCGACCCGTGCGGCCCTCGCCGAGCGCGATATCATCGACGGCGACCACGAGATTACGGTCGCCGACGGAGCCCTCTTCATCCCCGTCACTGACCCGATGGCCGTCCCCGACGAGTTCGACGTGGTCTCCCACGAATCGCCCGTCCGCGAGGGGCAGACCCTCCCCGAGGACATCCTCGGTTGGGCGCCCACCTACGAGCGCCTCGGGGAGGTCGTCATCCTCGACGAGGACGACCCCGAGCGCGCGCAGGCCGCGGCCGACGCCGTGATGGAGTCCTCGCTCCCCGCTGAGACGGTCGTCAACCGCGCCTCGAAGGTGAAAGGCGAGACGCGCGTCCGAGACTGGGACGTCCTCGCCGGCGACGGCACCGAGGCCGTCCACCGCGAGTACGGCTGCGAGTTCCTCGTCGACATCGCGGAGGTGTACTTCTCGCCGCGGCTCGCGACCGAGCGCCACCGCGTCGTCCAGCAGGTCGATGCCGCCGACCACGTGTTCGACATGTTCGCCGGCGTCGGCCCGTTCGTGATTCCGGCGGCGAAACGCGGGGCACGTTGCGTCGGCGTCGACCTCAATCCGGACGCGATTCGCTACCTCCGCGAGAACGCCCGCCGTAACGGCGTCGAAGAGCGCGTCACCGCCCACGAGGGTGACGTTCGAGACGTAGTCGGCTGCGAGGGCTACGACGGCTGGGCCTCGCGCGTCGTGATGAACCTGCCTCACTCTGCCGACGCGTTCCTCGACACTGCAGTCCGGCTCGCCAGCGACGAGTGTGTCCTCCACTACTACGACATCCAGCACGAGGACGACCCGTTCGGTCCGGGGGAGAGCGCGATTCGCGATGCGGCCAGCGACGAGTACGACGTGACCGTCGAGACGCGCCACGAGGTCCGGTCGTACGCCCCCCACGAACTGAACGTCTGTCTGGATGTGCGGCTCTCGCGCTGA
- a CDS encoding ABC1 kinase family protein, giving the protein MPLQYAVKGGLSAFESGLAVTSRGLALGVTGMETTLQGYEASKRSIDMFVEDPLLLTEWPRATDIALTTAPVVTGLARDQRRETSSEQRARRGEQLRDAFTDLGPAFVKLGQTLSVRPDLVPEEYVGALEELQDQVPPAPWDRVEGVIEAELGPVDEVFDDFEREPLAGASLGQVYRAELDGETVAVKVRRPDIEKRVQRDLRLVESAVPVATAFLDDGRAFTLETIVDQFADTLREELDYEREADIMERIRERFGNDDRVKIPAAVDSHTTERVLTMEYVDGTKVSEHEALDSMAIDRADLANTLRELYLQMTLVDGIFHADPHPGNVAVQPDGTIVLYDFGMAGVLDPELRSGIVDFFVAINRGAVDAILESLIELGTLDPAAAETGDDALGEVVERFVQRLHAGEFDAREFESLVDELEEAFYELPFTLPPDLVLVLRVMAITDGVANTLDPEHDFFTVIDDVLADHGFLDEDATASTMEA; this is encoded by the coding sequence ATGCCACTGCAGTACGCGGTCAAAGGGGGGCTCTCCGCCTTCGAGTCGGGGCTGGCGGTCACCTCGCGGGGACTCGCTCTCGGTGTGACGGGGATGGAGACGACGCTACAGGGGTACGAGGCCTCGAAGCGGAGCATCGACATGTTCGTCGAGGACCCGTTGCTCCTCACCGAGTGGCCGCGTGCGACCGACATCGCACTGACGACCGCCCCGGTCGTGACGGGGCTCGCCCGGGACCAGCGGCGGGAGACATCGAGCGAACAGCGGGCGCGCCGCGGTGAACAGCTCCGGGACGCGTTCACCGACCTCGGCCCGGCGTTCGTGAAGCTGGGGCAGACGCTGTCGGTGCGGCCCGACCTCGTCCCGGAGGAGTATGTCGGCGCCCTCGAGGAGCTGCAGGACCAGGTGCCGCCGGCACCCTGGGACCGCGTCGAGGGCGTCATCGAGGCGGAACTCGGCCCCGTCGACGAGGTGTTCGACGACTTCGAGCGGGAGCCGCTGGCGGGCGCGAGTCTCGGACAGGTGTACCGCGCCGAACTCGACGGCGAGACGGTCGCGGTGAAGGTTCGGCGCCCGGACATCGAGAAGCGTGTCCAGCGGGACCTGCGCCTGGTCGAGTCCGCCGTACCGGTCGCCACCGCGTTCCTCGACGACGGCCGGGCGTTCACCCTCGAGACCATCGTCGACCAGTTCGCCGATACGCTCCGTGAGGAACTGGACTACGAACGCGAGGCCGATATCATGGAGCGCATCCGGGAGCGCTTCGGGAACGACGACCGGGTCAAGATTCCCGCGGCCGTCGACTCACACACCACCGAGCGCGTGCTGACGATGGAGTACGTCGACGGGACGAAGGTCTCGGAACACGAGGCGCTCGATTCGATGGCCATCGACCGCGCCGACCTCGCGAACACGCTACGGGAGCTCTACCTGCAGATGACGCTCGTCGACGGCATCTTCCACGCCGACCCGCACCCCGGGAACGTCGCGGTCCAGCCCGACGGCACCATCGTCCTCTACGATTTCGGGATGGCCGGCGTCCTCGACCCCGAACTGCGGTCCGGCATCGTCGACTTCTTCGTGGCCATCAACCGAGGAGCTGTCGACGCCATCCTCGAGTCACTCATCGAACTGGGGACGCTCGACCCGGCTGCCGCCGAGACCGGCGACGACGCCCTCGGCGAGGTCGTCGAACGGTTCGTCCAGCGCCTGCACGCCGGCGAGTTCGACGCCCGGGAGTTCGAGTCCCTCGTCGACGAGCTCGAGGAGGCGTTCTACGAGCTGCCGTTCACGCTCCCACCCGACCTCGTACTCGTACTGCGCGTGATGGCGATCACCGACGGCGTCGCGAACACGCTCGACCCCGAACACGACTTCTTCACCGTCATCGACGACGTGCTGGCCGACCACGGCTTCCTCGACGAGGACGCCACCGCATCGACAATGGAGGCCTGA
- a CDS encoding TRAM domain-containing protein gives MEIPDQLRCLFSAQVTEADGTYRLEIPDQEVQLGELSEGETYRVALLDAASDTGDGRATTEPAREGDHPEPPVEEGETLTVDIEDIGDQGDGITRVERGFVVIVPDTEQGERVRIEITDVQQTVAFADVVERLSYYE, from the coding sequence ATGGAGATTCCGGACCAACTACGATGTCTGTTCTCGGCGCAGGTGACTGAAGCGGACGGGACGTATCGGCTCGAGATTCCCGACCAGGAGGTACAGCTCGGCGAGCTCTCGGAGGGTGAAACGTATCGCGTGGCCCTTCTCGACGCCGCCTCCGACACGGGGGATGGGCGAGCGACGACCGAGCCAGCCCGTGAGGGCGACCACCCCGAACCGCCAGTCGAGGAGGGCGAAACGCTGACTGTCGATATCGAAGACATCGGTGACCAGGGGGACGGCATCACCAGGGTCGAACGCGGGTTCGTTGTCATCGTTCCCGACACCGAACAGGGCGAGCGTGTCAGAATCGAGATCACGGATGTCCAGCAGACCGTGGCGTTTGCCGATGTCGTCGAGCGACTGAGCTACTACGAATAG
- a CDS encoding metallophosphoesterase: MRQARIHSVDAFDGTPRIVHISDVHGYLDEARSALLAVGESDRFDPVVTADDEGRLHWAGNDHVLVVNGDLVDRGPENEACLDLVWRLVEEAPPGRVRYHLGNHEQAILLPEQVRWPSAFSTDLDRDARRAFLDRIGDGDVTAAFEGYAYTYSHAGSNEPFDAATLNDELRAAASELRSALGTDDEPAVQDRVEAEYDRLFGLGESGARSPGAGCCWLDFRHLDSSAPPQVVGHSMQTEPVRDGNVVCGNIIRRNESRSRGEGVLVETPETLYGVVRGLNREVETVEI; the protein is encoded by the coding sequence GTGAGACAAGCGCGTATCCACAGCGTCGACGCGTTCGACGGAACGCCACGTATCGTCCACATCAGCGACGTTCACGGCTACCTCGACGAGGCACGCAGTGCCCTGCTCGCCGTCGGCGAGAGCGACCGGTTCGACCCCGTCGTCACCGCGGACGACGAGGGACGACTCCACTGGGCCGGCAACGACCACGTGCTCGTCGTCAACGGCGACCTCGTCGACCGCGGCCCCGAGAACGAGGCGTGTCTGGACCTCGTGTGGCGGCTCGTCGAGGAGGCACCACCCGGGCGGGTGCGCTACCACCTCGGCAACCACGAGCAGGCCATCCTCCTTCCCGAGCAGGTCCGGTGGCCGAGCGCGTTCTCGACGGACCTGGACCGGGACGCCCGCCGGGCGTTCCTCGACCGCATCGGCGACGGCGACGTAACCGCCGCGTTCGAGGGCTACGCGTACACCTACTCCCACGCGGGTAGCAACGAGCCGTTCGACGCCGCGACGCTCAACGACGAGCTTCGAGCCGCAGCGAGCGAGCTCCGGTCGGCCCTGGGGACCGACGACGAGCCGGCGGTGCAGGACCGCGTCGAGGCGGAGTACGACCGGCTGTTCGGCCTCGGCGAATCGGGCGCCCGTAGTCCCGGTGCCGGCTGTTGCTGGCTGGACTTCAGGCACCTCGACTCGTCGGCCCCGCCACAGGTCGTCGGCCACTCGATGCAGACCGAACCGGTCCGCGACGGGAACGTCGTCTGTGGAAACATCATCCGTCGGAACGAATCCCGCTCCCGGGGTGAGGGCGTACTGGTGGAGACACCGGAGACGCTGTACGGAGTGGTTCGAGGGCTGAACCGGGAGGTCGAGACGGTCGAGATATGA
- a CDS encoding alanine--tRNA ligase-related protein, with product MAANSLAPDAPDVTSFDASVTAYDESERPTVVLSETYFYPEGGGQPADRGTIADVAVTDVQSVDGRVVHRLAEPLPAGEGDSVACTVDSAFRTYCRRAHTASHVLYGAGRRLFEDLGYGGFGITAPDVDGETASGGKVRVDFRTPTDIDDDALVELERLTNRAVWDSREVSWERVPADEALDREDVAFNTKTEEGITGDTVRLVTVDGWDIAACGGTHVANTRDIGPVTVLERSNPGEGLTRVEFAVGPRAIDRRADDHRAALRAARALGSAVSDLPEAVARLQDGRADLESELSALRERYVDARVAALREDVVERDGRRWLVGTVEGVDANALADRAGTLAGDAAAVVALVADDASLAVATDGAVDAGDVVDDVTDRFGGGGGGSPTVAQAGGLDADPEAVVGFLRGE from the coding sequence ATGGCAGCCAACTCGCTCGCGCCCGATGCCCCGGATGTCACGTCGTTCGACGCATCGGTCACAGCGTACGACGAGTCCGAGCGGCCCACGGTCGTCCTCTCGGAGACGTACTTCTACCCGGAGGGTGGCGGTCAGCCGGCCGACCGTGGCACCATCGCGGACGTGGCCGTGACCGACGTGCAGTCCGTCGACGGGCGGGTGGTCCACCGGCTGGCCGAACCACTCCCCGCCGGCGAGGGCGACTCCGTCGCCTGTACCGTCGATTCCGCGTTCCGCACCTACTGCCGGCGGGCGCACACGGCGAGTCACGTACTGTACGGGGCGGGCAGACGGCTGTTCGAGGACCTCGGCTACGGCGGCTTCGGTATCACCGCCCCCGACGTGGACGGGGAGACGGCCAGTGGCGGCAAGGTCCGCGTCGACTTCCGAACGCCGACCGATATCGACGACGACGCCCTCGTCGAGCTGGAGCGACTGACGAACCGCGCCGTCTGGGACTCACGAGAGGTCTCCTGGGAGCGCGTCCCCGCCGACGAGGCGCTCGACCGCGAGGACGTGGCGTTCAACACGAAGACCGAGGAGGGCATCACGGGCGACACCGTGCGCCTCGTCACGGTCGACGGCTGGGACATCGCCGCGTGTGGCGGTACGCACGTCGCGAACACCCGCGATATCGGGCCGGTGACGGTGCTGGAACGCTCGAACCCGGGCGAGGGGCTCACCCGGGTCGAGTTCGCCGTCGGGCCGCGGGCAATCGACCGCCGGGCCGACGACCACCGGGCGGCGCTCCGCGCGGCACGAGCGCTCGGCAGTGCCGTCTCGGACCTCCCCGAGGCCGTGGCCCGGCTGCAGGACGGGCGGGCCGACCTCGAATCCGAGCTGTCGGCCCTGCGCGAACGGTACGTCGACGCGCGGGTGGCCGCGCTCCGGGAGGACGTGGTCGAGCGCGACGGCCGGCGCTGGCTCGTCGGCACCGTCGAGGGTGTCGACGCGAACGCGCTGGCCGACCGGGCGGGCACACTGGCCGGCGACGCCGCGGCCGTCGTCGCGCTCGTCGCCGACGACGCCTCGCTGGCGGTCGCCACGGACGGTGCCGTCGACGCCGGGGATGTCGTCGACGACGTGACCGACCGGTTCGGCGGCGGTGGCGGCGGCTCGCCGACGGTCGCGCAGGCCGGCGGGCTGGACGCGGACCCAGAGGCGGTCGTTGGATTCCTCCGCGGGGAGTGA